Proteins from a genomic interval of Rosa chinensis cultivar Old Blush chromosome 2, RchiOBHm-V2, whole genome shotgun sequence:
- the LOC112187658 gene encoding uncharacterized protein LOC112187658 codes for MADKGEEEQDTAAPRPLPPSYYLVFLRIMSKRRTWVCIFVLVYAILLTSSWNFLKSILSWYKLQGQPSPSSYGWPALYASVLLGAVFGLLSMFAALAVMVPATLVTWIAIVVLLAFFGKPRTSLVVEGRKITREIVGIVFKILLKEGNLVAAVCAIVGYFALFRRNGNATPDLID; via the coding sequence ATGGCAGACAAGGGTGAGGAAGAGCAAGACACAGCGGCGCCGCGGCCGCTGCCGCCCTCGTATTACTTGGTGTTCCTCAGAATCATGAGCAAAAGGAGAACCTGGGTATGTATTTTTGTGCTAGTCTATGCGATCCTCTTAACTAGCTCATGGAATTTCCTCAAATCCATACTCTCCTGGTACAAATTACAAGGCCAGCCTTCGCCGTCGTCATATGGGTGGCCCGCCCTCTACGCCTCCGTGCTCCTCGGCGCTGTTTTCGGGCTGCTCTCCATGTTTGCAGCGCTGGCTGTGATGGTGCCCGCCACTCTGGTTACGTGGATTGCGATTGTGGTTCTCTTGGCCTTCTTCGGGAAGCCCAGGACGAGTTTGGTCGTCGAAGGCAGGAAGATTACTAGAGAGATTGTTGGGATTGTGTTCAAGATTTTGTTGAAGGAAGGTAATTTGGTGGCTGCTGTTTGTGCTATTGTGGGCTATTTTGCACTTTTCAGGAGGAATGGGAATGCTACCCCTGACCTCATTGACTGA